TGtttgacacaaaaaaaaaagcatgatTGTTCTTGAGGACCCTTCCGACAGGGAAGTGCACAAAAAGAAACCATAACAGAGGAAAAATATAAGAATGTTCTTGAGTTAAAGCAAGACTCTTTATAACATGAGAACCAGTTAGCTCGTTCAAATATATATCAGAATGAGGCACACAGCAAACAAAAAGTAGCAAAGGACTCGATTGTTCTAAGAATCATGATGTATATTACCTTTGACAAACAAAAGACTTGCATCCTGTGAATCGATACCGCGCATGTCGACCAAGAACCGTAAAAAACTTACATCCTGTGAATCGAAGAAAAAACATCAAAAGATTTTTATAACCTTTAGTAAAGATGCAAGAGATAAAAGATAGCAGAACCTTGAGATTAGAGTAGTAACGTTGCTGGAGCTTTACATCTGTTTCCTGGGAGAAACAGAGATAACAAAGTCAGAAACTGAACAGTAAAATGAACAGAGCATCAAATAGTGAAACACATGTCTTGTCTCTTTTGCGTTTTGAGTCAGTTCATCAAGACAATCGTTTATAATCTTGAGATCGCTTTCGAACTTTCTTTGCCTGGAACTATCCATTTGGCTGGAGGAAATTTCCAATACGGGAAGTGGAAAGTTTGACCGATGCTCTGCCTTGAAAGGAGTTCATAAACCGCCTGCGATGTATAACAGAACATTGAAGAAGGGACCGTACCAGATGGACTCTTTTGTGAAAGAGCAAAAGTCGTAGTTGAACACACTAAACCCTTTAATATCAAGAGCCAAACTTGAGAACTCTGCTTCAAGATCCAACTCAATCGTGTCCTCTcctctatttatatatttgacgTGAAGGAAAAGGAGAAGTTGACATCTTTACTGGGTTTAATgtgaaaaattaattattgcTGAAACTAAAAGAAATACATTGAACCGAAGGGAAGGTAAAGAGATTAGAGGAGAAATCATTAGGTTACAGATGATAAGATGAAGATAAACTGTGACGGCCAGGTTGAACGTGAACGACGATAACAATATGCCCTAATTGAGATAGCACAAAACGCAGAGTTTgacataattataaaataaaacaaacatggAGAACCGAAACAACATTAAACCATCACGACCGAAACAAAACAAACTGGAGGGGccacaatcattaaaaatagtcTGACGTGGATGCTCTCTAAAAAGAGAAAGTGAGGCATtatatataagatttatatgttttttttttgttggattcATTATATAGTTGATTTGATTAGCTTCAACTAAATGACTAATCCCCACCGTAATCTTCGAACAAATAAAGATATAGATCGGCAGCTGATATAATTTACATATCGAGTACTTCACATCAAAGTCAATATGTCCGAGTGGTTAAGGAGACAGACTTGAAATCTGTTGGGCTTCGCCCGCGCAGGTTCGAACCCTGCTGTTGacgatttgatttttttttttaattttcttcttttccaaCAAAATACTAGTATAATGTTTTGCTCTTGTGGTTTGTCATAAAATATGAGACATAAAAGATATTGAAAAATCATtgatcaaatttgaaataaccGTATATTTCTGTCAgcatctttattattaaaatagaagtacactttaaaattaaccctaaaacttacaaaatatttacaacCTAATGCTATTgaagtaattaataaacctaTTTTAATGGATTTTGTCTTTTCGTAATTTAATGCATAATTTCTTAAATTGATTCCACGacaaattcatgataaatcttaaatttaatgcATATTAATACTATAAACAAGTAAATAACTTCTTTCCATTAATTAcgtaatacattttaatatatatatatatatatatatatatatatatatatatatatatatatatatatatatatagtatatcaTACCATtagtataaaagaaaaaatttaaagtgaaagaaaatatttatacggtcacggatcaaactatagaaataaacaacagcgcaaaattagttttctttaacaaatttattttaatagaaaatatatttcaaaagatgttttatgtattttatgtatttataaatttaatttatttattttaagagatactaagattttggaattggagaAAATTATGACTCAcccttatattattttaggtagacaatttaaaatttatattcagaatatttttttaaacttttaatattaattttaattttcctaTAACtgtaaaattaatttcaatctaaattttatttaaatattacaaatacataacttaatataaacaaaataaataaatacccgcccggtcgggccgGATCAAGGTCTAGTATATTCTTATTCCATTTGTCAGTCCATTCGATTGATTCATTAGTTCTAAATTTAGCATTtctacaataaaaaaacataaattgtatattatatcaatacatATGATAAAATCACCTAATATTAGCACCAATTTCATTTAAGAAATGTCTCACGGAATATCAGAACATAATTTATGATactttatttttagattttagaatttttgtaataaaacaaaaagaattacaagaaaacaaagaaataaagaaaaaaatgatacaCTGGAGATTGAGAgaaccaagaaaaaaatatctccTTTTAAAATGGTTAGGAtttaactaaataatttattaataacatatcattttatatagttttttgtaataaataaaaagacaattctctcaaatatcACTTTTTTAAGTTTTCGTCACAAAAAATatcactcaaaaaataaattatcaaaatatcacctttttgttttaaaaattttaatacttattttttgtttttaaatatttgaacacattcctaaaCTTCATCCCTTAAACTCTAcacactaaatcttaaattaattaactcaaatgttataaatacatatttatcattcaataaaaaaaaattggttatttTTCTCCTTctgatgctatttttgtgacaaaaacttggtttagtGTTATCTTAGTCATTTTCTCTATGAAAAACTAAGTTTGTTAGAAAAGGAAACCAAATCGTTGAGTTTAAGTCAAATCTTTATTACTAACTCCAAATGAAAATACAAATAGCAGAGGGAAGAAGAGTCGAACTTCTCACCATAAACAAGATGAGCATCACCCAAACCACTAAGACAAAGTGATTCTATCAACATTTGGCGGCCCCTGAAATATATGAAACTTGTGGTGCCTAAAGTTATTGCTTTATGAGATTTAGCCTAGGGCCGGACTTGATAATGACCCATGTACCTAGAAGCTTAAGGACAGTCACTGAGAAAGAACTAGGAGAAGAGGGAGATTCAATAGAAAGAGGAGAGATATTGCCAAAGATAGAGAACATATCTAAAAATACATCAAACTAAAGGTGATGTTCAAAAATGTTAGCTTAGCCATTGATGCAGGAACATCAGAGAAAACGCGGAAAAGCCGAAAGAAACATAACTTCAGATTTCTTAGACAGTACTTTGCAGGGAGTCTCAAAGATACTGCAAAGAGTGTTGGTGGTAAGTAAAAACATTTACATATTAGTTCTTGGTTTTGTTTCATTTCATTAtagatttcttttttaaaaagatttttcatTATAGATTGTTATTGATCATGAAGTTTGGTTCAGTTTGTCCAACGACATTGAAGAGAATCCGTAGACAGCATGGGATACAGAGATGACCATCAAGAAAGATCAAGAGAGTTGGTCATTCATTTTCAGAAAATCCAACGTGTCATTGATTCGGTTCAAGGTGTTTCAGGTCATCATCTATAAGCTCCCTCTATGAGAACTTCCAACAAGATGCAACATCTTTATTACAACAACAATCCAACAAGACCACGTTCTTGTCTCCTGCTTCCTCGTGAGTAGTAGTAACAGCTCTAGCTGTTCTAGTGAAAGACAAGTAAACAATGAAGATCCTACGAATGTGTTCTCTCTCAAGATCTGGTAAGGAAACGCAGTCACCACCATTAACATCATCACAAAGAAGATGATTTTCTGAGGATTAAGGTAAGATATGAGGAGGAAAATATACGGTTCAGGATATCTCtgtgaatttttaaaaaaaaatgcgGTTCAGGATGAGAAACTTGCGTAAGGCTAAAAGATCTGTTATGGGAAATATGTAAACGATTTAGTATAGAAGATGCGAGCAGATATTGATCTGAAGTACTTAGATGAAGACAATGAATGGGTTTTGTTGAATGTGACAATGAATGTAGAGGGATGTTTAGATGTTTGCAGATCTATCCCTGGACAAACGATGAAGCTTTTGCTTCAGCTCTCTTCTCATCATTTACAACTTACAAGAACGTTCTTCTATCAGTGGAAGCCTTTCTTGACAATAGAGAAGAGACATTTAAGGAGAAGAGACAAAGATATCACATATAGTTTGTATTTacaaaatgtgattttttttttgcctgaGAAAACTAGAACTGTCATATTGTACAGAATATGTTTCAAtaagttttctttctttctttttctccatattatatttaaataattttgaaaatgtaaacaaaacactacagaaaaaaagaatcgttttattgtaaaaaataaagcTTTGCGAGTATGACTCCTATCCATAGCCACTCTCTTTGACTATCCGGTGCGGCCAGTTCTACGGACGTGCGGTGAACCATATCCATTAACACGGTTATTATGATCTGAATCACCCACCGCTACGTTTACGCCTCTCTACTTTTGGTTCGACTCTGATAGTCCTCACGATTTCCAGTTCTCTAAGTACATCGTCCATGGGCGGTCGGTTCTTCGGGTCAGTCTCGAGACACTGTAGATTAGTGCAGCGGTCTGGTCACTGCCATAATTGGATACTTTGCTCGAGCCGTGGGTCCATCATTTTCTGGATTTTCTTTTTCTGGGTCAGAACCGGTTTAGCCCATTCGACAAGGTTCTGTTGCGCAGATGGTCGGGTTGGGTCTAATGCTCTTAGACCAGTTAATAGCTCTAGGAGGACCACTCCAAACCCCGTAAACATCACTCCGCACGTATAAATGACCTATAACAACATTCAAGAAAACATCGTTTACAAGATTGAAAAGAAGCATGcgtttttcaaacaaaattgtACGTTTTTTATTTACCTGTAGCCATGTATTCGGAGCTGCGTAACCTTGTGTGCCCATGACACGTGTGGTCACGTGGGAGAATCCATTAATCGGGCCATTTTTGGCTAGACCGAAGTCAGAAAGCTTGGCGTGGAAGTTCTGTAAGAAACGGAAACAACTGTTAAATAAAAACATGCATACAGAAAATGTGGGAGAGAAATGACAAGAAATGACACCGTACggaatcaagaagaatgttTGAAGCCTTGAAGTCTCTGTAAATAACACTCTTTTCGGAGTTATGTAAAAAAGTAAGTCCTTGAGCTGCTTCAATGGCAATTTTCAAACGTGTATCCCATGTTAACGCCTCTCCTTCTGCAATAACATTACATAAACATCATAAGTATactatataaagaaaagaaagatgattTGTAAGATGAAGTGATTAATGCGTGAGTGATATTGTACTTGAGAAGAGGTGATTTTCAAGGCTTCCTTTAGGCAAATACTCGTACACCAAGAGGAACTGATTCTCTTCCAGCAATAACCCAATAGCTTGACCAGATTTGGATGATGAAACTTCCCTAAAAATCTCACTTCGCACTGCAATTTTGCAATATACACACGTTAACAGTTACGTCCCATATGACTGCGTTCAAGAAAATTAGTGATAGTCATTATgaaaaaactgaaatatattattttgttcagTATTTAACATATTTGAAAGGTCAATGGTCAAAGCTCGTACATATTCATACtgatatttgtttattatatctTGTCGAAAACCAGGTCAAggtttacttctttttttgtttattgtttccatATCTTAATAAGTTTTNNNNNNNNNNNNNNNNNNNNNNNNNNNNNNNNNNNNNNNNNNNNNNNNNNNNNNNNNNNNNNNNNNNNNNNNNNNNNNNNNNNNNNNNNNNNNNNNNNNNATTAAATTTGAAGATGTTAATTGATTAGGTTTCACAATGAAGAAGGAAAGCTTGAGTGAGAGAGTTGCTATCAatcaatataaagaaaatattctGATTGACTAATCACCAGTAAGTGAAACTCTGTACCAAAAACAAACAATTGTCACCCAAGCTTATGCAGCTGGTCAAAGTCATTATAGTATGACCTAATAAAACCTTCGGGTTTACAGGAGAAGAAACTCAGCTGGCTCAGTTCTTGCAGCATACCCAAACTTGGATGTGTTGTATTTCCTGTAAACACCTGTTAGCTTCCCTGTCCCTGCCTTGTGATGCAAGCCAACCATCTTTCTCGAACAGTCCCTGTATTccatcaaaaaaaaacaatctcagAACCTATAATGTGATTTTCAATCTCTATTagtaagaaaaaatattctttaatttgGTTGACTGCTTACAAAAGCTTTTCTTCAGTGTAGCCTGTGTAGAACTCGCAGGTCTTGCTCCACTCTTCAAATCCTTTAAGCGTGGACTGAGCAGTGTAGATCGCTGAAGCAGCTAACTGAGAAGGAACGTACTGAAGCATCTCGTACTCAACTAAGCAAAGCTCAATGATGAAGAACGATAGAAGCTCAACCTAGAAAGTAACAAAACTCACATTTGATTCTCCTCTATATACCTACCAAGTGAGAAGATCTGATGAATCAATCAAAGGAAGttaaaacaaacacaaaccTTTTTATCAGATTGTGCAGCTTTGAGAAACCTCCTCATGAACACATAAGGAGTTGGCAAACAGAAATTGAACTGCAAGGTATTCGCCATTAACTTCTCCTGCAAGCAAGTAAAAACAAACCCATCAGAGAGAGCATTCCATGGTTTATGATGATCTAAGTGAAGAAAGAATGTTTTTACCATGTCGAGAACTTCTCTTCTAGTGTAAGCCTTGTCAGAGATGACGATGAGATCGTCAACAACAGGGACCGAGACTTCTTCGTATTTGCAAGCGAGCAACAAAGCTGTTACACCGACAAGCTGAAGCTTTTTCCTTGGGACATGGTGAGTAACCGCCGCAAGAAACCTGTCGATGAGGTTGATTGTGAGGTAAAGCGTCTCTTCCATGAGCTCAAACTTGTAATGCACCTGCACACAAGTTCCACATTCAGTTGCTAAACTATGTCCAAGAAACAAAAGCACTTTTATGTCTACTAACTAACTAACCTCAATCAACCAATCAACAAGGATGGCTCTCATCCTCTCGTTAATGTCAGGTTGAATCTCCATGTAGTTAGGCGGGACGCAGCTACGACACTGTAAGAATAATTGAAAGGTTTCAATCAATCAACTGATGTCTTGATTGATAGGAGGGGGACAAAAGTATTTACCTCATTGTTCTTGTAGAAGTCATATA
The sequence above is drawn from the Raphanus sativus cultivar WK10039 chromosome 7, ASM80110v3, whole genome shotgun sequence genome and encodes:
- the LOC130498026 gene encoding probable serine/threonine-protein kinase PIX13 is translated as MTITNFLERMRSEIFREVSSSKSGQAIGLLLEENQFLLVYEYLPKGSLENHLFSKGEALTWDTRLKIAIEAAQGLTFLHNSEKSVIYRDFKASNILLDSNFHAKLSDFGLAKNGPINGFSHVTTRVMGTQGYAAPNTWLQVIYTCGVMFTGFGVVLLELLTGLRALDPTRPSAQQNLVEWAKPVLTQKKKIQKMMDPRLEQNLEREHIRRIFIVYLSFTRTARAVTTTHEEAGDKNVVLLDCCCNKDVASCWKFS